In Brettanomyces nanus chromosome 3, complete sequence, a single genomic region encodes these proteins:
- a CDS encoding uncharacterized protein (BUSCO:EOG09340IKT), with protein sequence METFEVRSKSFTIKWVDAPDNSVIRWELKPLKRSINLGIYRHNKPEPPTTASSSQSRDRSVTELSNESTGSLSTHAVDSVTDNNAADSFSMSENLSVDTVNRVPRKMFNAMHENFFSSDPMAATASNPAIAITRAATSTAMTSLTTISALSNTQNGAVDGDSANKPTISSKRKSSSASLASKNRLRRRASSRSSIRSNDGTDSNLDEHIDHHLIREKWVGRCAGDEFVSDAFHVTSGGLFAFVFDNTFSRTKAKKVMFGQWVESEKRSNRSFKNDFGVVPTPAAVADLSIDSLSSSIHPATSVSSRDQQQALEDAETTLDSPISVHTRKLRFQLPEEKQLGKNTFMIRLKGVQYLQGFMKKKRRRAGGNFAKRFFNLNFKYAVLDYYADETSNNIRGNMLVTQTVISADPKLQMLYLDSGMEQWVLKALSQEDFDVWVQAFNYIKRRDKKIRMEGTSVAIDEPMSPYSDQLSYFDDAGVTADEYLDAISGGRSLHDHAAIQKHHAQLNDAFESLQNLADNAMELARCQQQVINRLEESSTSASNSCSEPHRRRSNSLFWKKGHRNSSDTELARTTSNSVSVGPNQFTQSTDSLQSSMTKQGKSQSLLSVIDQLQAGITDIHADCNALLSRMSSIKHPLTRTTTAATSYISQDFFDAQEVIQEMNDSVMIVSDDERAPEQPSKTYDEKDNIFETQLSTPVSSTSLSSDMEEDEDEQSSQLIRSVKHLSVLQEEALPEKPHDMYPLTFDYDISYRKDVPPSVAEPPSLISIFRKSLGKDLTSITMPIASNEPLSFLQKYAESYEYADLLNDAYNSPVDNGERILKVACFAISYLSSYRSNVRSLRKPFNPLLGETFEMVRPELGIRLISEKVVHHPVIFAAYVESEHWSIGHCFSPEQKYYGKTAEINIDGKVCLQYDLGETYEWTQPTTVLRNMIAFTGEKYTEPVDKMTVRCNSGYMATVTFVPERSHFTNRRSEKVVVKVTAPDNKKLVKTVSGTWTSSMQFDDTGYPVWQVHKLVSDYENKYGFTEFAASLNDMTTIDEECAPTDSRRRPDQKMYEQGDVEHAEELKLDLEQRQRLRRQDEDGAPTVHNPVFFKKAGPGRLDYQYIQGEESYWERRKGQKWNGLIKLW encoded by the coding sequence ATGGAAACTTTTGAAGTTCGTTCCAAGTCGTTCACCATAAAGTGGGTGGACGCTCCTGACAACTCTGTCATTCGTTGGGAATTGAAGCCTCTGAAGAGATCTATTAATCTTGGTATATACAGACACAACAAGCCTGAGCCTCCTACTACTGCCAGTTCCAGTCAGTCTCGTGACAGATCTGTCACCGAATTGTCTAATGAGAGCACCGGATCCTTGTCGACCCATGCTGTGGACAGCGTTACCGACAATAATGCTGCGGATTCCTTTAGTATGTCTGAAAATTTGAGTGTCGATACCGTGAATCGAGTCCCTCGGAAGATGTTTAATGCCATGCATGAGAACTTTTTTAGTTCCGATCCCATGGCTGCTACGGCGTCTAACCCCGCCATTGCAATCACCCGTGCAGCAACTAGTACTGCAATGACTTCGTTGACGACCATATCCGCGCTGTCCAATACACAGAATGGAGCAGTCGATGGTGATAGCGCCAACAAACCTACCATCTCCTCGAAAAGGAAGTCCTCCAGCGCCTCGCTTGCCTCAAAGAATCGTTTGAGACGAAGAGCATCTAGTCGGTCAAGTATCCGAAGCAACGACGGCACGGACTCCAATCTCGATGAACACATTGATCATCATTTGATCAGGGAGAAGTGGGTGGGGCGATGCGCCGGTGATGAATTTGTCAGTGATGCTTTTCATGTGACCTCTGGAGGTTTGTTTGCATTTGTCTTTGACAACACCTTCAGCAGAACTAAGGCCAAAAAAGTAATGTTTGGCCAGTGGGTTGAGTCTGAAAAAAGGAGCAACAGatctttcaaaaatgaCTTTGGCGTTGTACCTACTCCGGCAGCAGTTGCTGACCTTTCTATCGACAGTTTATCAAGCTCTATTCATCCGGCTACTTCTGTGTCATCTCGGGACCAGCAGCaggctttggaagatgCTGAAACGACTCTCGATTCTCCTATCTCTGTTCATACTCGAAAACTTCGCTTCCAACTCCCTGAAGAGAAACAACTTGGTAAGAATACATTTATGATCCGTTTGAAGGGTGTTCAATACCTTCAGGGAttcatgaagaagaagagaagacgTGCCGGAGGTAACTTTGCCaaaagattcttcaacctcAACTTCAAATACGCTGTGTTGGACTACTATGCCGATGAAACATCCAACAATATTAGAGGTAACATGCTAGTGACACAAACTGTGATATCTGCAGATCCTAAGCTGCAAATGCTCTATCTTGACTCTGGAATGGAACAATGGGTGTTGAAAGCTTTAAGTCAGGAAGATTTCGATGTTTGGGTTCAAGCTTTCAACTatataaaaagaagagacaagaAGATACGTATGGAGGGTACTAGCGTGGCTATCGATGAGCCTATGAGTCCTTACTCTGATCAGCTCAGCTACTTTGACGACGCTGGTGTAACTGCTGATGAATATCTGGATGCAATTTCTGGTGGTAGAAGTCTTCATGATCATGCGGCCATTCAGAAGCATCATGCACAGCTTAATGATGCATTTGAATCGTTGCAGAACCTTGCTGATAATGCCATGGAGCTTGCACGCTGTCAGCAGCAGGTGATAAACCGTTTGGAGGAATCATCGACTTCCGCTTCTAACTCTTGTTCAGAGCCCCATAGACGTCGTTCGAACTCgcttttctggaagaagGGCCACAGAAATAGTAGTGACACTGAATTGGCCCGAACTACTTCCAATTCTGTTTCTGTGGGTCCAAATCAGTTCACTCAATCCACTGACAGTTTGCAGAGTTCCATGACAAAGCAAGGCAAATCAcagtctcttctttctgtaaTTGATCAGCTTCAAGCAGGTATCACCGATATTCATGCCGATTGCAATGCTTTGTTGTCACGCATGTCCAGTATTAAGCATCCGCTAACTAGAACTACAACAGCTGCTACTTCATATATATCACAGGACTTCTTTGACGCCCAGGAGGTGATTCAAGAGATGAATGATTCTGTTATGATTGTTAGTGATGATGAGCGGGCCCCAGAGCAGCCTAGTAAGACatatgatgaaaaggataaTATTTTTGAGACTCAACTCTCTACTCCAGTGTCGTCTacctctctttcttctgatatggaggaggatgaagatgagcaGTCCAGTCAGTTGATCAGATCTGTCAAGCACCTTTCTGTATTACAGGAGGAGGCTCTACCAGAAAAGCCACATGATATGTATCCCTTGACGTTTGATTATGATATTTCCTATAGAAAGGATGTTCCGCCAAGTGTTGCTGAGCCGCCGTCATTGATCTCGATCTTTCGGAAGAGTCTCGGTAAGGATTTGACCAGCATCACAATGCCTATCGCCTCCAACGAACctctttcatttctgcAGAAATATGCAGAGAGTTACGAGTATGCAGATTTACTCAATGACGCGTACAATTCGCCAGTTGATAACGGTGAGCGAATTTTGAAGGTTGCATGCTTTGCAATCAGTTATTTATCATCTTACAGGTCGAACGTTCGTAGTCTTCGTAAGCCTTTTAACCCATTGCTTGGCGAAACATTTGAGATGGTCAGACCAGAGCTGGGTATTCGTTTGATTAGTGAGAAGGTGGTTCATCATCCAGTAATATTTGCTGCATATGTTGAGTCCGAGCACTGGAGCATTGGCCATTGTTTCTCTCCAGAGCAGAAATACTATGGTAAGACGGCTGAAATCAATATTGACGGTAAAGTGTGCCTTCAATATGACCTGGGAGAAACGTACGAATGGACCCAACCAACTACGGTTCTACGGAATATGATAGCTTTCACCGGAGAGAAGTACACAGAGCCCGTTGATAAAATGACGGTTCGTTGCAACTCAGGTTATATGGCTACGGTGACCTTTGTTCCAGAGAGATCGCATTTCACCAATCGCCGGTCGGAGAAAGTGGTGGTTAAAGTGACTGCACCTGATAATaagaaattggtgaagaCGGTATCAGGAACGTGGACTTCGTCAATGCAGTTTGACGATACCGGATATCCTGTTTGGCAAGTGCATAAGTTGGTTTCGGACTATGAAAATAAGTATGGATTCACAGAATTTGCAGCCAGCTTGAATGATATGACGACCATTGATGAGGAATGTGCACCTACCGATTCACGGCGTAGGCCGGATCAAAAAATGTATGAGCAGGGAGATGTTGAGCATGCTGAGGAGCTGAAGTTGGATCTAGAGCAGAGACAGAGATTGAGAAGacaagatgaagatggagcTCCTACTGTGCATAATCCTGTATTCTTTAAAAAGGCGGGGCCTGGTAGGTTAGATTACCAATACATTCagggagaagaaagctattgggagagaagaaagggCCAGAAATGGAATGGGCTGATTAAGTTGTGGTGA
- a CDS encoding uncharacterized protein (CAZy:GT50~BUSCO:EOG0934272Q) produces the protein MDVDYYVFTDAARFIYNGQSPYLRATYRYTPLLGWLLVPTAWQAANDYWFEFGKAVFVVCDLITGYLILRLLILMHKDTNWSLLWFFNPMVITISTRGSSESLLTAVVMAAVYRAVQRKNWQAGLWLGLAIHLKIYPFLYVPSILLFIDAGQPLWKPITRERVKFLLGVLVTFCGLTYLMFHWYGQVYLDEAFLYHLIRLDHRHNFSIYNISLYFTSFTGKSALFDGGFTLEKMAFLPQLALSAVLIPLRLCYGNYKPEVLVSSLFIQTFTFIAFNKVITSQYFVWFMCFLPVYLSLSTISLFKGVILLAGWIITQALWLYYGYRLEFRGEFDLFYSGLWTSATAMFIWNCVLIAEFIRDVTRKVKRD, from the exons ATGG ATGTTGATTACTATGTATTCACGGATGCTGCTAGGTTCATTTACAATGGTCAATCACCTTACCTAAGAGCTACATACAGATATACTCCTTTATTAGGTTGGCTCCTGGTACCTACAGCTTGGCAGGCGGCTAATGACTACTGGTTCGAGTTTGGGAAAGCGGTGTTTGTTGTGTGCGACTTGATCACCGGCTATTTGATCCTACGCTTGCTCATTTTGATGCATAAGGATACCAATTGGAGCCTATTATGGTTCTTTAACCCAATGGTTATAACGATCAGCACTCGTGGTAGCTCTGAAAGTCTTTTAACCGCCGTGGTTATGGCTGCCGTCTATAGAGCGGTGCAAAGGAAGAACTGGCAGGCTGGATTGTGGCTTGGTTTGGCCAtccatttgaagatctATCCGTTTCTATATGTGCCCAGTATTTTGCTTTTCATAGATGCCGGTCAACCGTTATGGAAACCTATTACGAGAGAACGAGTGAAGTTTCTTCTCGGCGTTTTGGTGACCTTTTGCGGGCTCACCTATTTGATGTTTCATTGGTATGGTCAGGTGTATTTAGATGAGGCATTTCTTTACCATCTGATTCGACTAGATCACCGCCACAACTTTTCGATCTACAACATCTCGTTGTACTTCACCTCATTTACTGGAAAATCTGCCCTTTTTGACGGTGGCTTtacattggagaagatggcatttcttcctcagtTGGCTCTTAGTGCTGTATTGATACCATTGAGACTTTGCTACGGAAACTACAAACCAGAGGTACTTGTTTCATCGCTATTCATTCAGACATTTACCTTCATAGCATTTAATAAGGTGATTACGTCTCAGTACTTCGTATGGTTCATGTGTTTCTTGCCAGTATATTTGTCTCTGAGCACTATTTCCTTGTTCAAAGGCGTAATCCTTTTGGCAGGATGGATAATTACTCAGGCTTTATGGTTGTATTATGGATACAGACTAGAGTTTCGAGGAGAGTTCGATTTATTCTACAGTGGATTGTGGACCAGTGCGACTGCCATGTTCATATGGAATTGTGTACTGATTGCCGAGTTTATACGGGATGTTACCAGGAAGGTTAAAAGGGATTGA
- the RPL39 gene encoding 60S ribosomal protein L39 yields MPSNKSFKTKQKLARHQKQNRPLPQWIRLRTNNKIRYNAKRTHWRRTKLHL; encoded by the exons ATGCCT TCTAACAAGTCTTTCAAAACCAAACAAAAGCTGGCCAGGCATCAGAAGCAGAATAGACCTTTGCCTCAATGGATCAGACTTAGAACCAACAACAAGATCAGATACAATGCCAAGAGAACACATTGGAGAAGAACCAAGTTGCATTTATGA
- a CDS encoding uncharacterized protein (EggNog:ENOG41), which yields MLLRRFLSFSTTLNPSRLSVCPHHLSVLLLTTPSQLSNSIEHASVIVKSTSTTAVVACIDTILGHRNAVSQLWFRNPIQISSYLPLPEDIDNNRGLKSSFSDAAPVQLDKNWKDTSKSTQLLIGFGSHSIQVNLANTLFSNGEQSTCFFIQPNNHPGNWINLAEISIQLPMDEHADEDYSITNLNKLKELAFEDTNNPTASLYQISSYTSNMIETINDRPAADYLINNRKIQKTKKELYLQLINQTQPEKARPFSSLKRSPNNDMYQLVVGGLGWGEKQGMIVLDPAVGEVGHRYCRLYQYDPSKSIQQVKSTEGQVKLRVQCSEPESGYHDYDQQDSPVPIDGVAGLGSESGFLMDGVWHKCRGEVNEVAIKQNNKD from the coding sequence ATGCTTTTGAGACGCTTTCTTTCGTTTTCAACAACTCTCAATCCGTCTCGTCTCTCCGTTTGTCCTCATCATTTGTCTGTTCTTTTGCTTACAACACCTTCTCAACTCTCCAACTCTATTGAGCATGCTTCCGTTATTGTTAAATCTACCTCTACAACTGCTGTGGTTGCTTGTATAGACACTATTCTAGGCCATAGAAATGCTGTTTCCCAGCTCTGGTTTCGCAATCCTATCcagatctcttcttatctccCGTTACCCGAGGATATTGATAATAATAGAGGACTCAAGAGCTCTTTCAGCGACGCTGCGCCCGTTCAACTGGATAAGAACTGGAAAGATACCTCCAAAAGCACCCAGCTGTTGATTGGATTTGGTAGCCATTCCATCCAAGTTAATCTAGCAAACACCTTGTTTAGTAACGGCGAACAATCTACCTGTTTTTTCATCCAGCCGAATAATCATCCAGGCAATTGGATCAATTTGGCCGAGATATCCATACAATTACCCATGGATGAACatgcagatgaagattattCCATTACCAATCTTAATAAACTTAAGGAGTTGGCCTTTGAAGACACCAACAACCCTACAGCTTCGCTGTACCAAATCTCATCATATACTTCAAACATGATAGAGACCATCAACGATCGACCTGCTGCTGATtatctcatcaacaatagAAAGATCCAAAAGACCAAAAAGGAATTGTATCTCCAGTTGATAAATCAGACACAGCCAGAAAAGGCAAGGCCATTTTCGTCACTGAAACGCTCGCCTAACAATGACATGTATCAACTCGTTGTAGGGGGGCTTGGCTGGGGTGAAAAACAGGGCATGATAGTCTTGGACCCTGCAGTCGGCGAAGTAGGGCATCGTTACTGTCGTCTCTACCAATATGATCCCAGTAAGTCAATTCAGCAAGTTAAGTCTACTGAAGGCCAGGTCAAATTACGAGTGCAGTGCAGCGAGCCCGAGTCCGGATATCATGATTATGATCAGCAGGACAGCCCAGTACCTATTGACGGTGTTGCTGGTTTGGGGAGCGAATCTGGGTTTCTAATGGATGGTGTTTGGCATAAATGTAGGGGAGAAGTTAATGAGGTGGCTATAAAGCAGAACAATAAAGACTAG
- a CDS encoding uncharacterized protein (MEROPS:MER0002281), with protein sequence MSTYPNISSHLQKILAPHFPKNGSPEIDPSTNSNYGHFKVNHSTLDLVVDFHKKRLIGSVTHEIETLKPAKEIILDSSFLDVKKVTVNDKDTSFQVKQRKEPLGSPFVIYYKSNANDSFTLKIYYETTEKCTALQWLEPEQTDGGKLPYLFSQCEPTHARSFFPCFDTPSVKSSFTYNITSPLNVLVSGLLVSKEPSATDASLFVYSYKQPVPIPSYLASIASGNIVGAPIGPRSTVYSEPSFIDKCQYEFEADTEKFIKAAEDLVFEYEWKQYNVLILPQSMPFGGMEHPNCTFATPTLVSGDRENVDVIAHELSHSWSGNLITNCSFEHFWLNEGWTVYLERRIVGKIHGDKFRDFSSIIGWTDLVNSIEAMGDTAERFSRLVQDLKDGIDADDSFSTVPYEKGSNMLYTIEKTVGGKENFDPFIKYYFSKYKYQSLDTYEFLNTLYGFFKDKKDLLDTIDWKIWLFEPGLPPKPKFDTQMVDECYNLASKWISVASKYPEELKSVFKAADIESFSANQNLVFLDTLVGSDGENGFKWNSTNGKEAIEIMGRVYAKYAKSENAEVLFRWFRLQLTGRIKPSYQKLADWLGTVGRMKFVRPSYVLLNKVDRELALKTFQRWEKGYHPICKALVKKDLGLAEII encoded by the coding sequence ATGTCAACTTATCCAAATATATCTTCTCACTTACAGAAGATCTTGGCTCCTCATTTTCCTAAGAACGGATCTCCTGAGATTGACCCGTCCACTAATTCCAACTATGGTCATTTTAAGGTCAATCATTCCACTCTGGATCTTGTTGTTGACTTCCACAAGAAACGGTTGATTGGATCTGTCACTCATGAGATCGAAACTCTTAAACCGGCTAAAGAAATCATCCTTGActcatctttcttggaCGTTAAGAAAGTCACTGTCAACGATAAGGatacttcttttcaagttaagcagagaaaagaaCCTCTTGGCTCTCCTTTTGTCATCTATTATAAGTCCAACGCTAATGACTCATttactttgaagatctACTATGAGACAACAGAGAAATGTACTGCTCTCCAATGGCTTGAACCCGAACAGACCGACGGTGGTAAGCTTCCttatctcttctctcaGTGTGAACCTACTCATGCCAGGTCCTTCTTCCCTTGTTTCGATACTCCATCCGTTAAATCCTCTTTCACCTATAATATTACGTCTCCTTTGAACGTGCTAGTCTCTGGTTTACTAGTCAGTAAGGAACCTTCTGCAACCGATGCATCACTGTTCGTCTATAGTTACAAACAACCAGTTCCTATTCCATCATATTTGGCTTCCATTGCCTCTGGTAATATTGTTGGTGCCCCTATTGGTCCTAGATCCACCGTTTACTCTGAACCCTCCTTTATTGATAAATGCCAGTATGAATTTGAAGCTGATACTGAGAAGTTCATCAAGGCAGCCGAAGATTTGGTTTTTGAATACGAATGGAAGCAGTACAACGTTCTTATTTTACCCCAATCAATGCCATTTGGTGGTATGGAGCATCCTAATTGCACGTTTGCCACTCCTACTTTAGTATCTGGTGACCGTGAAAACGTTGACGTCATTGCCCACGAGTTATCTCATAGTTGGTCAGGTAATTTGATTACCAACTGCTCTTTCGAGCACTTTTGGTTGAACGAAGGCTGGACAGTTTACCTAGAGCGTCGTATTGTGGGTAAAATTCACGGCGACAAATTCAGAGACTTCAGTTCCATCATTGGTTGGACAGATTTGGTTAACTCTATTGAGGCCATGGGCGACACTGCAGAAAGATTCTCTAGATTGGTTCAGGACTTGAAAGATGGTATAGATGCAGACGATTCGTTCAGTACCGTTCCATATGAAAAGGGTTCTAATATGCTTTATACAATTGAAAAGACTGTTGGCGGTAAGGAAAACTTTGATCCATTCATCAAATATTACTTCTCTAAGTACAAGTATCAGTCTTTGGACACGTATGAATTTTTGAACACTTTATACGGATTCTTCAAGGACAAAAAAGATCTCTTGGATACCATAGATTGGAAGATATGGCTTTTTGAGCCTGGCTTACCTCCAAAGCCTAAATTTGACACCCAGATGGTTGATGAGTGCTACAATTTGGCGAGTAAATGGATATCTGTtgcttcaaagtatccTGAAGAGCTTAAATCTGTATTTAAAGCTGCTGACATTGAATCGTTCAGTGCCAACCAGAACTTGGTGTTTTTGGATACGCTAGTCGGATCTGATGGTGAGAATGGGTTTAAGTGGAATTCAACAAATGGTAAAGAGGCTATCGAAATCATGGGACGGGTTTATGCAAAATATGCGAAGTCCGAAAATGCCGAGGTTCTTTTCAGGTGGTTCAGATTACAGCTTACAGGAAGAATCAAGCCTTCGTACCAGAAATTGGCCGACTGGCTTGGAACTGTTGGTAGAATGAAGTTTGTGAGACCTTCTTATGTCTTACTTAACAAAGTTGACCGAGAGTTGGCATTAAAGACGTTCCAGAGATGGGAAAAAGGATACCATCCTATTTGTAAAGCCCTTGTTAAAAAAGACTTGGGTTTGGCCGAAATAATATAG